In Brassica rapa cultivar Chiifu-401-42 chromosome A06, CAAS_Brap_v3.01, whole genome shotgun sequence, a single window of DNA contains:
- the LOC103832282 gene encoding uncharacterized protein LOC103832282, protein MHIYASCGLWKFDPLKGWGFAVDTNKRGRVLYMELTSSFEDLSRMVLEDFGIDQNLVELELSYLPMELIGSIDCPPVIIESDRQVKNFLTYVRGKTSTRLCVSTSPISGNNSNIGVDNEKSSSPIREQGEPSSFPPRADSVRSSESSKDVEDNSNSNANKEDDVLAIKAKEDDNGKSVRFSLVDVVKRGETFQNKTMLKATMEMSAMTHNFDYKVVKSDRNLWYIRCKYNPCKWSVRAEGLSGSTYFIIKKYVADHTCAASSMNNGGRTASAKTIGSLIMHRYDGVKEGPKTNDVIQIMRMEHGCEISKSLAWDAREFAISMVRGIPEKSFGKIPKYLHMLREANPGTHTFYETDVDGRFRFLFVSFGQSVRGFQTAMRQVLVVDGTFLKSKYKGVLLAATALDGNSNLYPVAFAVVDSENDRSWDWFMRQLKVVIADEHSLAFVSDRNASLCKAIENVYPLSHHGICIHHLLNNVVTHYRGKGLAGLIAKASKAYRVIDFQKRFQAVCNISPAIGKYLTDADVTKWARCQFPGFRYDIRTTNPAESINSALRTPREYPVIPLLDSIREMLTRWFFERRTRSRKHTKPLTIAIEKKIDRRINKGKTFLVQPVDEYRFLVRGDTIDCLVDLDRRTCSCGKYDLLKIPCRHAIKAGLTVGRAPSSLTDEMYTTSTWRTAYEETINPIGVPEDSWVVPDDVWNANVEPPESRRGAGRRRKRRYETVEDKLRSSQGAEEKKRRRCSRCGEENHNRATCDRVI, encoded by the coding sequence ATGCATATCTATGCTTCTTGTGGGTTGTGGAAATTTGATCCCCTTAAAGGATGGGGATTTGCGGTTGATACGAACAAACGAGGTAGAGTATTGTACATGGAATTGACAAGTTCCTTTGAAGACCTAAGCCGTATGGTTTTAGAAGATTTTGGAATTGACCAAAACCTTGTCGAGCTTGAGTTAAGCTACTTACCTATGGAGTTAATCGGTTCAATAGACTGTCCTCCAGTTATCATTGAGAGTGATCGGCAAGTCAAAAATTTTCTTACTTATGTACGTGGAAAAACTTCTACAAGGTTGTGTGTGTCTACTTCACCTATCAGTGGAAACAACAGCAACATTGGGGTTGATAATGAGAAATCTAGCTCGCCTATCAGAGAACAAGGTGAACCTTCCTCGTTTCCACCTCGAGCTGACAGTGTTCGTTCATCTGAATCAAGCAAGGATGTTGAAGATAATTCCAACTCAAACGCCAATAAAGAAGATGATGTTCTCGCCATTAAAGCAAAAGAAGACGATAATGGAAAAAGTGTTCGGTTTTCTTTGGTGGATGTTGTGAAGAGGGGTGAaacgtttcaaaacaaaaccatgTTGAAAGCAACTATGGAAATGTCGGCAATGACGCATAATTTCGATTACAAAGTTGTGAAATCTGACAGAAACCTTTGGTACATCCGATGCAAATACAACCCTTGCAAATGGAGTGTTCGAGCTGAGGGGTTATCAGGTTCCACATATTTCATCATCAAAAAATATGTGGCGGATCATACATGCGCTGCGTCGAGTATGAATAATGGTGGTCGGACAGCTTCTGCAAAGACAATTGGCAGTCTAATAATGCATAGGTATGATGGTGTGAAAGAAGGTCCCAAAACAAATGATGTCATACAGATTATGAGGATGGAACATGGATGTGAGATATCTAAGTCCTTAGCATGGGATGCTCGGGAGTTTGCAATTAGCATGGTTAGAGGTATTCCAGAGAAGAGTTTTGGAAAAATTCCAAAGTACTTGCACATGCTGAGAGAAGCTAATCCAGGAACACATACGTTTTATGAAACCGATGTTGATGGTAGATTCAGATTTCTCTTCGTTTCGTTTGGCCAATCAGTACGAGGTTTTCAGACAGCCATGCGACAAGTTCTTGTGGTAGATGGGACATTTTTGAAGAGCAAATACAAAGGGGTCTTACTTGCTGCGACCGCTTTAGATGGAAACTCTAACTTGTATCCTGTTGCGTTTGCGGTTGTGGACTCAGAAAATGATCGTTCATGGGATTGGTTTATGAGACAGCTAAAGGTTGTTATTGCGGACGAGCATTCTCTAGCTTTTGTGTCAGACAGAAATGCCTCACTTTGTAAGGCAATAGAGAATGTGTATCCTCTTTCTCATCATGGAATTTGCATCCACCATTTGTTGAATAATGTGGTCACACATTACAGAGGAAAGGGACTGGCTGGATTAATTGCAAAAGCTTCTAAAGCTTATAGAGTCATTGATTTTCAGAAGCGATTCCAAGCTGTCTGCAATATTAGTCCAGCTATTGGAAAATATTTAACAGATGCAGATGTTACAAAGTGGGCTCGCTGTCAGTTTCCAGGATTCAGGTATGACATCAGAACGACTAACCCAGCTGAATCAATAAACTCTGCTTTGCGCACACCAAGAGAGTATCCAGTCATTCCTTTGTTGGATAGCATCAGAGAAATGCTGACCCGTTGGTTCTTCGAACGGCGCACACGAAGCAGGAAGCACACAAAACCATTAACTATTGCCATCGAGAAAAAGATAGACAGGCGGATTAATAAGGGTAAAACGTTTCTGGTTCAGCCAGTTGATGAGTACCGTTTTTTGGTTCGCGGAGATACAATCGACTGCCTGGTTGATTTGGATAGAAGAACCTGCTCATGTGGGAAATACGACCTACTGAAAATCCCATGTAGACACGCAATCAAGGCTGGTTTAACAGTTGGTCGAGCCCCATCCTCACTAACGGATGAAATGTACACGACTTCCACTTGGAGAACAGCTTATGAAGAAACTATCAATCCAATAGGTGTTCCGGAGGATAGTTGGGTTGTTCCAGATGATGTCTGGAATGCTAATGTGGAACCTCCTGAATCAAGAAGAGGAGcaggaaggagaagaaagcgCAGATACGAGACGGTCGAAGACAAACTTCGTTCATCGCAAGGAGCTGAAGAAAAGAAGAGGCGCAGATGCAGTCGATGTGGCGAAGAGAATCATAACAGAGCTACATGCGACAGAGTGATTTAG
- the LOC103832281 gene encoding uncharacterized protein At4g04775-like: MTSSTTSSARFPRISNHGVPTRCWCGEGITTFGSSTAENRYRRFYRCQIARDRKTENHLFKWIDEALIDEIRMVDAKHERVAQEITKFEERVMEKVKSEIVRVESEMSEKFKEKVNLEIARVAQDMKQKLKITTVAMVVVGAIVGIWTSLTV; the protein is encoded by the exons ATGACCAGTTCGACGACTTCTTCTGCTCGTTTTCCTCGCATCTCTAATCATGGTGTGCCCACAAGATGTTGGTGTGGCGAGGGTATAACCACTTTTGGTTCATCGACGGCGGAGAATAGGTATCGACGATTCTACAGATGTCAAATCGCAAGAGAT AGAAAAACTGAGAATCATCTATTTAAATGGATTGATGAAGCTTTGATTGACGAGATACGGATGGTAGATGCGAAACATGAGAGAGTTGCTCAAGAGATTACAAAGTTTGAAGAAAGGGTTATGGAAAAAGTGAAGTCCGAAATTGTTAGAGTTGAATCTGAGATGTCAGAAAAGTTCAAAGAGAAGGTGAACTTGGAGATTGCTAGAGTTGCACAGGATATGAAACAGAAGCTAAAGATTACGACGGTTGCTATGGTTGTTGTGGGAGCAATCGTGGGAATATGGACTTCTCTTACTGTCTGA